The following are encoded in a window of Gramella sp. MT6 genomic DNA:
- a CDS encoding MFS transporter, protein MRGKFNSAKNRLDRNLSDNAITRYATFSALYAAQGIPEGITYIALPAWLAMNGKSPMEIAALVSVMLIPWSFKILIAPLMDRFTLLSMGRKRPWVIFGQIGLILSFLNLGLVHDPMNNITGLMIAGFLVNFFGAFQDVATDGMAVEVIPRKEQARANGLMWGSKTIGLSLSLITGTWLINNFGFSFAVSSLSLVVAAIMIFPLFFRERAGEKLLPWTPGKASLISKKTQLKSWMHIFKSLYKVVKLKSSLILCIGIFILGIMYGLVDTLLPIFSIQELGWTNSYFSNVLSTTNVIGGFLGMFIGGYMVDYFGKIKMLTIYLILLTILIGAFAFITNLWSSFFIMIAFILSYCTLYTFLCIAIFASAMHLCWKTVAATQFTLYMALSNMGRATGASLLGILKTSFTWEIVFLTIAVIPFVLIIIIQFINLKRHRIIVNSFDVLPVEITTSPIIKNKEYS, encoded by the coding sequence ATGAGGGGGAAATTTAACAGCGCAAAAAATAGATTAGACAGAAATTTATCTGATAATGCCATCACAAGATATGCTACGTTTTCGGCATTATATGCAGCACAGGGAATTCCTGAGGGGATCACTTATATCGCTTTACCTGCCTGGCTGGCAATGAATGGTAAATCACCTATGGAAATCGCTGCTTTGGTTAGTGTTATGCTCATTCCCTGGAGTTTTAAAATCCTAATAGCACCCCTAATGGACCGTTTTACTCTTTTATCGATGGGAAGAAAACGTCCCTGGGTGATCTTTGGTCAGATAGGTTTGATACTTAGTTTTTTAAATCTCGGCCTGGTGCACGATCCCATGAATAATATCACCGGATTGATGATCGCGGGTTTTCTGGTTAATTTCTTTGGAGCATTTCAGGATGTTGCCACAGACGGAATGGCTGTAGAAGTAATACCAAGAAAGGAACAAGCCAGAGCGAACGGCCTTATGTGGGGATCAAAAACCATAGGTCTTTCTCTTTCTTTAATTACTGGGACCTGGCTAATAAATAATTTCGGCTTTTCATTTGCTGTCTCCTCACTTTCCCTGGTAGTAGCAGCAATTATGATCTTTCCGCTATTTTTTAGGGAACGTGCAGGCGAAAAATTACTTCCCTGGACTCCGGGAAAGGCTTCATTAATTTCTAAAAAAACACAATTGAAAAGCTGGATGCATATCTTTAAAAGTCTTTATAAAGTAGTGAAACTAAAATCCAGTTTGATCCTCTGTATCGGGATTTTTATTTTAGGAATAATGTACGGCCTGGTAGACACGCTGCTTCCCATCTTTAGTATACAGGAATTAGGTTGGACAAATTCATATTTTTCGAATGTACTCTCTACCACCAATGTGATTGGCGGCTTTTTAGGGATGTTCATAGGAGGTTATATGGTAGATTATTTTGGTAAAATAAAAATGCTCACCATATACCTTATTTTACTAACCATTCTAATAGGTGCTTTTGCTTTTATAACTAATCTCTGGAGCAGCTTTTTTATAATGATCGCCTTTATATTATCTTATTGCACGCTCTATACTTTTTTATGCATCGCTATCTTCGCATCTGCCATGCACCTATGCTGGAAAACTGTCGCAGCTACACAATTCACACTTTATATGGCATTATCTAATATGGGCCGGGCTACCGGTGCAAGCCTGCTTGGGATCTTAAAGACCAGTTTTACATGGGAAATTGTTTTTTTAACTATTGCTGTAATACCTTTTGTTTTGATAATTATAATTCAATTCATAAATCTTAAAAGGCACAGGATCATAGTGAACAGTTTTGATGTCTTACCGGTTGAAATAACCACCTCCCCCATAATAAAAAATAAGGAATATTCGTAA
- a CDS encoding response regulator, which produces MSDKTKILIVEDEMIIAANISLQLNELGYEVTGIIPRGEEALMHIQSETPDILLLDINLKGELDGIETALAMQKTHDIPIIYLTANADDAHFNRAKETHPYGFIAKPFKKLDLQRAIELTISQVGLKDENNEKSTSQNTDATILNDCIFVRHLNSMVKVDITDILYIEAERNYCRIFTNNKEYLLVITLKEMDNKLPAKHFLRIHRSYIINISQIKEIATSHIVIGKKAIPIIKPVKKELLKRLHTI; this is translated from the coding sequence ATGAGTGATAAAACTAAAATACTAATTGTAGAAGATGAAATGATCATCGCTGCTAATATTTCACTTCAGTTAAATGAATTAGGTTACGAGGTTACCGGAATAATTCCACGAGGGGAAGAGGCTTTAATGCATATACAATCTGAAACCCCGGATATTTTATTGCTCGATATCAATCTTAAAGGTGAACTGGATGGAATAGAAACTGCGCTGGCAATGCAAAAAACCCACGATATTCCTATTATCTACTTAACTGCAAATGCCGATGACGCTCATTTCAATCGGGCAAAAGAAACGCATCCGTATGGTTTTATTGCTAAACCCTTTAAAAAACTAGATCTTCAAAGGGCTATAGAATTAACAATCTCTCAAGTAGGTCTTAAGGATGAAAATAATGAAAAATCAACGTCTCAAAATACCGATGCAACCATATTGAACGACTGTATTTTTGTAAGACATTTAAACTCAATGGTAAAAGTAGATATTACAGACATACTTTATATTGAAGCTGAACGTAACTATTGTCGCATTTTCACGAATAACAAGGAATATTTACTGGTTATAACTTTAAAAGAGATGGACAATAAACTTCCGGCAAAACACTTTTTAAGGATCCACAGGTCTTATATCATTAATATTTCCCAGATCAAAGAAATTGCTACAAGCCATATCGTGATCGGCAAAAAAGCTATTCCCATTATTAAACCTGTAAAAAAGGAATTGCTAAAGCGATTACATACCATTTGA
- a CDS encoding histidine kinase dimerization/phosphoacceptor domain -containing protein has protein sequence MLKIISTFLLVCFFSIFGFSQSGDLSEQNLNEQPIDSVLSWMNANSTAGENLEEFHAIGLETLRRGLRTENDTLIAKIHESLANWHAYNGLFSPDSVVYHAEKALEYHIKSDDPKKIADTYRSLAIDYLNTGQLDKAQEVLFKSIELYEELNDDAGLGSAYRTLGVKYRVMEDYEKSIYYTNQAIPLLEKSENYSGLAIAQFNLIIGYGELGEYEKAYKATEDCLEIVRTKAPDQIFIPVRAYSYRGEVYVKAEDYDNALKDYMAAWDLCKKHVGEERCTTYRTEIGQIYLLQQNYEQALDHLLAGVNAYEDKDQSGIIQPYLDLAEVYTNLGDFENALLYKDKAYANSKKMLEGKIENIESEMAIKYETEKKDEALASQAALIDQKSKTQTLFIVIASLLFVFLLSLLYFFNKSKKATRIIRAKNAENELLLKEIHHRVKNNLEMVKSLIALQSAQIEDSATKDAMIASQNRVQSMGIIHQKLYQGTNLGSIEMKDYFLNLSEGILDTFNAEDRVKIECAMDNLDLDVDTAVPIGLIVNELLTNALKYAFPKQQQGIINISLEMETDQNLKLLVRDNGVGKTNGLAPKGTGFGSQLVQLLTQQLNGKMIERNDEGTHIEFDFLIRKSA, from the coding sequence ATGCTTAAAATAATTTCCACATTTTTACTGGTTTGTTTTTTTTCAATTTTCGGTTTTTCACAATCTGGAGATTTAAGCGAGCAAAATCTCAATGAACAACCTATAGATTCGGTCCTATCCTGGATGAACGCAAATTCTACTGCCGGAGAAAATTTAGAGGAATTTCACGCCATAGGCCTTGAAACTTTAAGGCGAGGTTTAAGGACAGAGAATGATACTTTAATTGCCAAAATTCATGAATCATTAGCCAACTGGCACGCCTATAATGGCCTTTTCTCTCCAGACTCTGTAGTTTATCATGCTGAAAAAGCTTTAGAATATCATATAAAGAGCGACGATCCCAAAAAGATCGCCGATACTTACCGCTCACTGGCTATAGATTATCTGAACACTGGTCAATTAGATAAGGCACAGGAGGTTTTGTTCAAATCCATTGAATTGTATGAAGAATTAAATGACGATGCCGGCCTGGGAAGCGCCTATCGCACCCTGGGCGTAAAATACCGGGTGATGGAAGATTATGAAAAATCTATATACTATACCAATCAAGCGATTCCATTATTAGAGAAATCCGAAAATTACAGCGGATTGGCTATCGCACAATTCAATTTAATCATAGGCTACGGGGAACTGGGAGAATATGAAAAAGCATATAAAGCTACCGAGGACTGTCTTGAAATTGTTAGAACAAAAGCGCCAGACCAAATTTTCATCCCGGTTAGAGCATATTCGTACCGTGGAGAAGTCTATGTGAAAGCCGAAGATTATGACAATGCCTTAAAAGATTATATGGCTGCATGGGATTTGTGTAAAAAGCATGTTGGCGAAGAGCGCTGTACAACCTACAGGACAGAAATTGGACAGATCTATCTTTTACAGCAAAACTATGAACAGGCTTTAGATCATCTTTTAGCCGGCGTGAATGCTTATGAAGACAAGGATCAAAGTGGAATTATCCAACCCTATTTAGATCTGGCAGAGGTGTATACCAATCTGGGAGATTTTGAAAATGCTCTTTTATATAAAGATAAGGCCTACGCTAACTCTAAAAAAATGCTTGAAGGCAAGATCGAAAACATTGAATCTGAGATGGCCATCAAATATGAAACAGAAAAGAAGGATGAAGCTTTAGCATCTCAGGCAGCTTTGATAGATCAGAAAAGTAAGACCCAAACACTTTTTATTGTTATCGCCTCATTGTTGTTCGTCTTTTTATTATCCCTTCTTTATTTCTTTAATAAGAGTAAAAAAGCCACCAGAATTATCAGAGCTAAAAATGCCGAAAATGAATTATTGCTGAAAGAGATCCACCATCGTGTCAAGAACAACCTGGAAATGGTTAAAAGCCTCATCGCCCTGCAATCTGCCCAGATAGAAGATTCTGCTACAAAAGACGCGATGATCGCCAGCCAGAACCGGGTGCAATCCATGGGGATCATTCATCAAAAATTGTATCAGGGAACGAACCTGGGAAGTATAGAAATGAAAGACTATTTCCTTAATCTAAGTGAAGGTATTCTGGACACTTTTAATGCCGAAGACCGGGTGAAAATAGAATGTGCCATGGACAACCTGGACCTGGACGTAGACACTGCAGTCCCTATTGGTCTTATTGTAAACGAATTGCTCACCAATGCCTTAAAATATGCCTTCCCAAAACAACAGCAGGGAATCATAAATATAAGCCTGGAAATGGAAACTGATCAAAACTTAAAACTTCTGGTTAGAGATAATGGAGTTGGGAAAACAAATGGTCTAGCGCCAAAAGGTACTGGTTTTGGTTCACAACTAGTACAACTGTTAACCCAGCAACTCAATGGAAAAATGATAGAGCGAAATGATGAAGGGACTCACATTGAATTTGACTTTTTAATCAGAAAAAGCGCCTAA
- a CDS encoding sulfite exporter TauE/SafE family protein, which translates to MEIIIISIAAFLVAILTFFSGFGLGTILTPLFMLFFPVELAIALTGVVHFFNNIYKVSLVGRNADKDVLIRFGIPAVIAAIIGSWILVNIPSTEPLFSYTAFGSHFEVYPTKFLISILLIIFASFDLIPYLNNLKFGKSKLPIGGALSGFFGGLSGNQGALRSAFLIKAGLSKEAFIGTAVVVSTFVDFTRLSVYATRFIKSELTDNLGLLFCATLSGIAGSYFGNRLLKKVTLRFIQVIVAILLIIVSLALGAGLI; encoded by the coding sequence ATGGAAATTATAATCATTTCGATTGCGGCTTTCCTGGTTGCCATTCTAACCTTTTTTTCAGGTTTTGGACTAGGCACTATACTCACACCTCTCTTTATGCTATTCTTTCCTGTTGAATTAGCTATTGCGCTAACAGGTGTGGTGCATTTTTTCAACAATATTTATAAGGTAAGCCTGGTAGGCAGGAATGCAGACAAAGATGTCTTGATAAGATTTGGTATTCCCGCAGTGATTGCCGCTATTATTGGTTCCTGGATCCTGGTCAACATTCCCTCCACTGAACCTTTGTTTTCTTATACTGCCTTTGGATCCCATTTTGAAGTTTATCCTACTAAATTCCTGATATCAATTCTACTCATCATTTTCGCAAGTTTTGATCTAATTCCGTACCTCAACAATTTAAAGTTCGGAAAAAGCAAATTACCTATAGGTGGAGCATTGAGCGGTTTCTTTGGTGGACTATCAGGAAATCAGGGCGCCTTGAGAAGCGCCTTTCTTATTAAGGCTGGGCTTTCCAAAGAAGCCTTTATTGGAACTGCCGTAGTGGTTTCAACTTTTGTAGATTTCACGAGGTTAAGCGTATACGCCACACGATTTATAAAGTCTGAACTTACCGACAATTTAGGCTTGCTATTTTGTGCAACCCTATCTGGCATTGCCGGATCTTATTTTGGAAACAGGCTTTTGAAAAAAGTGACCCTAAGATTCATCCAGGTAATTGTAGCTATATTATTAATTATTGTTTCACTTGCTTTGGGTGCCGGCCTTATTTAA